AGGTCCTGGCCCTCGTCGGGGAGTCCGGGTCCGGCAAGAGCCTCGCCGCGCTGTCCATCATCGGCCTGCACCCGCGGGTGGCAACGATCACCGGAGGCGACATCGAGCTCCACGGCCGGAGCCTGGTTGGGCTGACGTCGCGCCAGTGGTCGTCGGTGCGCGGCGCCGAGATCGCCATGATCCTGCAGGATCCGCTCACCGCGCTGAACCCGGTTCTCACGATCGGCGAGCAGGTCGGCGAAGGCACGCGCCTCCACGACGGCCTTCGCGGGCAACGCTTGCGTAACCGGGTGTTGGAGCTGCTCGACTCGGTGCAGATCCCTCAGCCGGCGGAGCGCATCGGCGACTTTCCCCACCAGTTCAGCGGCGGAATGCGACAGCGTGTCGTCGGCGCCATCGGGATCGCGTGCAATCCGAGCCTGCTGATCGCCGACGAACCGACCACCAGCCTCGACGTGACCATCGAGGATGCCTATCTGGATCTCCTCAAGGCACTTCAGGAGGAGACGGGTGTCGGGATCCTCTTCATCACCCACGACTTCGGCATCGTTGGAAGGATGGCGGACCGCGTGGCGGTGATGTACTCCGGGCGCATCGTCGAGACGGGGCCGGCGGATCGGATCATCGCCTGGCCGGCCCATCCCTACACCGAGGCACTGGTGGCCTCTGTGCCGGATCTCGATGCGCCGGTCCCGGACCGACTCGTGTCCATCGATGGCGCCCCGCCCGGGCTGTTCGAGGAGAAGCCTGCCTGCCATTTCGCCCCGCGCTGTCCCTATGTCATGGATCGGTGCTGGTCGGAGACGCCTCCGGATGTCCTCATCGAGCCCGGCCACGTGTCGAAGTGCTGGAAGCACGCATGAGCGCCGATCTGCTCGCGGGGGAGCGGCTCGTCAAGATCTTTCCGGCGGGCCGGCGATTCTCGGTTCGGCGGCGCCAACCGGTGCGAGCCGTGTCGGACGTTTCGGTGGCGGTCGGCCCGGAGGAGGCGGTCGGCCTCGTAGGCGAATCGGGATCGGGCAAGACCACCACGGCCCGGATGCTGCTGGGCCTCGTCGAGCCGACCGAGGGCGTCGTGCGCTACGAGGGCGATGACATCGCCGGGCTGAAAGGCGAAGGATGGCGCGTCTATCGGGCGCACGTGCAGTCCGTGTTCCAGGATCCGTGGTCGTCGCTGAACCCGAAGCGCACCATCGGAGCGTCGATCGCCGAGCCGCTCACCCGGCTACCGAGCCTGTCGAAGCAGGACCGCGTCGACAGGGTCGGCGATCTCCTCGAGCTCGTCGGCCTGCGCACCAACCTGCGGAGCCAGTATCCCCACGAGCTGAGCGGCGGTATGCGCCAGCGGGTTTCGATCGCCCGAGCGCTCGCCCCGTGGCCGAGCTGCATCGTCCTCGACGAGCCGGTGTCGGCGCTCGACGTCTCCATCAAGGCGCAGGTCATGAACCTTCTCAAGGAGATCCAGGAGAAGGTGCACACCGCCTACGTGCTCATCGCCCATGACCTGGGAACGGTGCGGTTCCTCACGGATCGCATCTTCGTGATGAGCGGCGGCCACGTCGTCGAGCACGGGGATACAGCCGTCATCTTCCGGGATCCCCTCCACCCATCGACGAAGACCCTTCTCGCCGCTTCCCGGGCGAAGTCGATCCGTCATTCGAGACCTACGGATGCCGCTGATCACGCCCGCCCGGCCGAGCCCGACGGATGCGTGCGATGCGCAACCGCCGGACAAGAGTGCGATGGCGTCGGTGGCCTGATCGAGGTCGGCCCGGGTCACTTCCTGGCCTGCGCCCGGCTCGGCGTCCGGACCGAGAGCACCGACGATCAGACGCCGTCCAGCTCGAAGATGTAGAGACCGCCGGTGTGCCGGTCCGTAGCGTAGATCAGTCCGTCTGCATCGACCAAGATGTCGTTCATCTGGATCGCAGGCGAGCCGATGGGCGCCTTGGGCACGTGCCACGCGATCTCCCGGGGGTTCTCGAGGTCCGACACGTCGTACACCCGCACGCCGGCGTTGAAGTACGTGAGGAAGACTCGTGAGCCATCCTGGTACGTGCCGGGGCGGTACTCGTGCACGTTGTGGGGGCCGAAGCGTCCGCCGCGCGACGTGAAGTCGCCCTCCGGCACTGGGAGTCTCGAGACGACGCGTGGGTTCTTCTCGTCTGAGATGTCGACGAGGCGCGCCTGGTACGGGATCCGGGCCGGGCTCTCGACGCACTCGTCGGTCACGACGAGGGCTTCGCGCCCCGGCAACGGGCACGCCGTGTGAGTGCACAGGCTCGGACCGTCCACCTCGTCCAGGTCGACGTGCGCCACGAGGCTGGGTGCGCCCTTGTCGGACACGTCCAAGATGACGAGCCCCTGGTCCCACCATCCGCAATACAGGCGGTCGCCGCGCGGCACACCATGGTGGAGGAGGACCTCGGCGCCGTCGGGCCAAGTCCGGAGCGCCTCCTCGCCCCGGCGCATACCGGGGAGCCACCAGCGACCCGCCTCGACGGGTGCCGACGGGTCGGAGAGGTCGAGGATCACGAGGAACTG
The DNA window shown above is from Acidimicrobiia bacterium and carries:
- a CDS encoding ABC transporter ATP-binding protein, giving the protein MTAAEAHDLVLRVTDLTVRIETREGAADALDSVSLEVHAGEVLALVGESGSGKSLAALSIIGLHPRVATITGGDIELHGRSLVGLTSRQWSSVRGAEIAMILQDPLTALNPVLTIGEQVGEGTRLHDGLRGQRLRNRVLELLDSVQIPQPAERIGDFPHQFSGGMRQRVVGAIGIACNPSLLIADEPTTSLDVTIEDAYLDLLKALQEETGVGILFITHDFGIVGRMADRVAVMYSGRIVETGPADRIIAWPAHPYTEALVASVPDLDAPVPDRLVSIDGAPPGLFEEKPACHFAPRCPYVMDRCWSETPPDVLIEPGHVSKCWKHA
- a CDS encoding ATP-binding cassette domain-containing protein, translated to MSADLLAGERLVKIFPAGRRFSVRRRQPVRAVSDVSVAVGPEEAVGLVGESGSGKTTTARMLLGLVEPTEGVVRYEGDDIAGLKGEGWRVYRAHVQSVFQDPWSSLNPKRTIGASIAEPLTRLPSLSKQDRVDRVGDLLELVGLRTNLRSQYPHELSGGMRQRVSIARALAPWPSCIVLDEPVSALDVSIKAQVMNLLKEIQEKVHTAYVLIAHDLGTVRFLTDRIFVMSGGHVVEHGDTAVIFRDPLHPSTKTLLAASRAKSIRHSRPTDAADHARPAEPDGCVRCATAGQECDGVGGLIEVGPGHFLACARLGVRTESTDDQTPSSSKM